One stretch of Cellulomonas wangsupingiae DNA includes these proteins:
- a CDS encoding Ig-like domain-containing protein, which translates to MTWFDPRTWRRKPVTTVAAVVTVPAIVLALALVDRGFPLARVDLNDGGVWLTATEQRSLGRYNVPVEELDGGLVPTGSTFDVLQDEGWVLLVEPAAVAVVDPATVATTTQLAVPDTDVSMAAGRVAFVDPAGDGWVRQVSELDLLDLEGDVPDLQLGEGGAAVVARSGAVLAVAPEDGTVTLVPATQPVAPQQVGSIGAGDVDDVTAVGDELVVLDGSTVRTLAGEVTVDDTDLVLQQPGPAASSVLLAGSSALWEVPLDGGTPRRHETTGSGVPAEPVRVGECAYAAWASTRGASLRLCDGEDAKVDDLEGMTAGDQLAFRVNRGFVVLNDTARGRVWLPQEDTDVRVPNWEDIVPEEDPEDSEEDSDSGEVMQEPVTECSDQSAPPVAVDDEFGVRAGRTRVLPVIDNDSSSDCGILVISELDSLPPDFGTVEKIRGGRALQVHVLEGATGTAELRYTVADGRGVNAPSTATVRLTVSDGDSAPTQVRTSTLTVETGGQLVHGVLADFQDADGDDLLLVAASADPTVGTARFRQDGVLTFTADGGALGRTTVRVQVSDGTNVVDGEVAVDVRAAGSVPPQIDPVHAVTYVGQEVLVRPLDAVRSASAEPPRLAAVSDTVGATIVPDLQAGTFAFKAPRAGSYYVEFVVTAAPQQATGIARIDVRDWPEQAQPPIAVRDLALLPAGGEVTVDPLANDEDPANNVLVLQSVTAPEGSGLQVAVLEHRYVQIRAERTPDGPVALRYEVSNGSASAFGEIVVQPVPPSASSQPPVVPNVEATVRAGGVVTIPVLAGASDPDGDKLTVRRDLPEPLADGDGLLFVSGDVLRYQAPDRALTARATFEVEDTAGNVTAATVTVRVHESDPATKSPPRPQDLEARVFEGDTVRIPVPLVGIDDDGDGVTLLGQASAPTLGRVTEVGPDWIEYEALPGSRGTDTFTYAVEDWIGQRAVATVRVGIAPRPSGASGVVAVDDAVTLRPGQRAEVRVLANDIDSTSRELTLDSIEVPDGVEAEIQGRRIAVTAPSSPGVVQIQYLVTNDGGGHDYGVLTVTVTDDAPVEPPVARDVLVPAIDTLGKTEVSVDVLAVAQNPSGPLSDLEVLVPASHADVARVTEDGDVVVTLVDHAQNVPYRLVNRTAPEADAYAFITVPALGFFPPQLRPRAPELRVASGDQLVIPLAEHVQVAPGREPSIADPTQVTATRSDGAELVRDSGTLVFRSAAGYAGPASITIPVTDATSASDVTARTALLTLQITVFAVDDHPPTFDAATVEVEPGEAARRVDLLALTRGPEQADDAATPAARYGYRTVSGVPAGFTATLEGSDLRVSAPATTPKGTTGRLEMQLTYGRSGVMDVAVDLRVVASTRRTATVQDFVVDDGAQGRESTVDVLEGSVNPFPDQGPLTVVGAVVETPGAGTAGATSSSVTVRPSADFVGQMVVRYRVRDVTGDPGREVEGRVRVRVSGVPLAPVPPRIGEVRDRTVVLSWTAPDNRGEPITEYRVTASPGGIVRSCQSTTCTIDGLTNDVEYTFTVAARNRVGWSEESPTSAPARPDAVPDTPGPPRLVFADQAVTATWEAPVSTGSSVTSYTVEISPAPESGAASRTTTSTSYTFERLRNGVAYAVRVRAHNKAPEPSGWSLWSATEVPAGPPGAPAALSAARHDTPVGGQINVAWGDATPNGDSLKGFQLVIRGPNGRTVDIPNPDARSFAFTDAVNGQSYTFELRATNKAGLGAPSTASASAYGVPTAVSGLRVVGATGGDVGAGSATVSWQGADDRGSPVTRHVVKVNGADREVGAGTGLEIGSLTGGVPVSVQVQACNAAGCGEWSAVATSQPHPVTRPGAVQSVTVGEPQWTDSRQIASVGVSWAAVDWGGSTGTYTVEFRVDGRVTETQRNVSGTSATSSAGLPELGFLKRRVTVGVVVTPTNAAGAGGSGSAEREFRRASEPGDVRGGFPVSVSADGSSVTADWAPPNDTGDTTITGYDVQVSLDGGTWQGLPRAASDRLDNAPLPTAAKPGAIVRVQVKAVNQFGTSGSWAESAPYRVPEPPAPTPTPTPDP; encoded by the coding sequence GTGACGTGGTTCGATCCGCGCACCTGGCGCCGGAAACCGGTGACCACGGTCGCCGCGGTCGTCACGGTGCCCGCGATCGTGCTGGCGCTGGCGCTCGTGGACCGGGGCTTCCCGCTCGCGCGCGTCGACCTCAACGACGGCGGCGTGTGGCTGACGGCGACGGAGCAGCGCAGCCTGGGCAGGTACAACGTGCCGGTCGAGGAGCTGGACGGCGGCCTGGTCCCCACGGGCAGCACGTTCGACGTGCTGCAGGACGAGGGGTGGGTGCTGCTCGTCGAGCCCGCGGCGGTGGCCGTCGTCGACCCCGCGACCGTGGCCACGACCACGCAGCTCGCGGTCCCCGACACCGACGTCTCGATGGCGGCCGGACGGGTCGCCTTCGTCGACCCCGCGGGTGACGGCTGGGTGCGTCAGGTCTCCGAGCTCGACCTGCTGGACCTCGAGGGCGACGTCCCGGACCTGCAGCTGGGCGAGGGGGGCGCGGCGGTCGTCGCCCGCAGCGGCGCCGTGCTCGCCGTCGCCCCGGAGGACGGCACCGTGACGCTCGTGCCGGCGACGCAGCCGGTCGCGCCGCAGCAGGTCGGGTCGATCGGGGCCGGCGACGTGGACGACGTGACCGCTGTCGGCGACGAGCTCGTCGTGCTCGACGGCAGCACCGTGCGCACCCTCGCGGGCGAGGTCACGGTCGACGACACCGACCTGGTCCTGCAGCAGCCGGGCCCCGCCGCGTCGTCCGTGCTGCTCGCGGGGTCCTCCGCCCTGTGGGAGGTGCCGCTCGACGGCGGGACCCCGCGGCGGCACGAGACCACCGGGTCCGGCGTGCCCGCCGAGCCCGTGCGGGTGGGGGAGTGCGCGTACGCGGCGTGGGCGTCCACCCGCGGTGCGTCGCTGCGCCTGTGCGACGGCGAGGACGCGAAGGTCGACGACCTCGAGGGGATGACGGCGGGCGACCAGCTCGCCTTCCGGGTCAACCGCGGCTTCGTCGTGCTGAACGACACCGCGCGCGGACGGGTGTGGCTGCCGCAGGAGGACACCGACGTCCGCGTCCCCAACTGGGAGGACATCGTCCCGGAGGAGGACCCGGAGGACTCGGAGGAGGACTCCGACAGCGGTGAGGTCATGCAGGAGCCGGTCACCGAGTGCAGCGACCAGAGCGCGCCGCCCGTGGCCGTGGACGACGAGTTCGGGGTGCGTGCCGGTCGCACGCGCGTGCTGCCGGTCATCGACAACGACTCCTCGTCGGACTGCGGGATCCTCGTGATCTCCGAGCTGGACAGCCTGCCCCCCGACTTCGGCACGGTCGAGAAGATCCGTGGCGGACGCGCGCTGCAGGTGCACGTCCTCGAGGGGGCCACCGGGACGGCCGAGCTGCGGTACACCGTGGCCGACGGCCGTGGCGTCAACGCCCCCTCGACCGCGACCGTGCGGCTCACGGTCAGCGACGGCGACAGCGCCCCGACGCAGGTGCGCACCTCGACCCTGACGGTCGAGACGGGCGGGCAGCTCGTGCACGGGGTCCTCGCGGACTTCCAGGACGCCGACGGCGACGACCTGCTGCTCGTCGCCGCCAGCGCCGACCCGACCGTCGGAACGGCGCGGTTCCGGCAGGACGGCGTGCTGACGTTCACCGCGGACGGCGGTGCGCTCGGGCGCACGACGGTGCGGGTCCAGGTCTCCGACGGCACGAACGTCGTCGACGGCGAGGTCGCCGTCGACGTGCGTGCGGCGGGGTCCGTGCCCCCGCAGATCGACCCGGTCCACGCCGTCACGTACGTCGGCCAGGAGGTCCTCGTACGACCGCTCGACGCGGTGCGGTCGGCGTCGGCCGAGCCGCCGCGACTCGCGGCGGTGTCCGACACCGTGGGTGCCACGATCGTCCCGGACCTGCAGGCGGGGACGTTCGCGTTCAAGGCGCCGCGGGCCGGGTCCTACTACGTCGAGTTCGTCGTCACGGCAGCGCCGCAGCAGGCCACGGGCATCGCGCGGATCGACGTGCGCGACTGGCCCGAGCAGGCGCAGCCGCCGATCGCGGTGCGCGACCTCGCGCTGCTCCCGGCCGGCGGTGAGGTGACGGTCGACCCGCTCGCGAACGACGAGGACCCCGCCAACAACGTGCTCGTGCTGCAGTCGGTGACCGCCCCCGAGGGCTCCGGGCTGCAGGTGGCGGTGCTCGAGCACCGGTACGTCCAGATCCGCGCGGAGCGCACGCCCGACGGGCCGGTCGCGCTGCGGTACGAGGTCTCGAACGGGTCGGCCTCGGCGTTCGGGGAGATCGTCGTGCAGCCCGTGCCGCCGTCGGCGTCGTCGCAGCCGCCCGTCGTGCCGAACGTCGAGGCGACCGTCCGCGCGGGCGGGGTCGTGACGATCCCGGTGCTGGCGGGCGCGTCGGATCCCGACGGTGACAAGCTGACGGTGCGGCGCGACCTGCCCGAGCCGCTCGCCGACGGCGACGGCCTGCTGTTCGTCTCCGGCGACGTGCTGCGGTACCAGGCACCCGACCGCGCGCTGACGGCGCGTGCGACGTTCGAGGTCGAGGACACCGCCGGGAACGTGACCGCCGCCACCGTGACGGTCCGCGTCCACGAGTCGGACCCCGCCACCAAGTCCCCGCCGCGACCGCAGGACCTCGAGGCGCGCGTCTTCGAGGGCGACACCGTGCGCATCCCGGTCCCGCTCGTCGGCATCGACGACGACGGTGACGGGGTGACGCTGCTGGGCCAGGCGTCCGCGCCGACGCTCGGACGCGTCACCGAGGTCGGGCCCGACTGGATCGAGTACGAGGCGCTGCCCGGCTCGCGCGGGACCGACACGTTCACGTACGCGGTCGAGGACTGGATCGGCCAGCGTGCCGTCGCGACCGTGCGCGTCGGCATCGCGCCGCGCCCGTCCGGGGCCTCCGGCGTCGTCGCCGTCGACGACGCCGTGACGCTGCGGCCCGGGCAGCGGGCCGAGGTGCGGGTGCTCGCCAACGACATCGACTCGACGAGCCGTGAGCTCACGCTGGACTCGATCGAGGTGCCGGACGGCGTCGAGGCCGAGATCCAGGGTCGCCGCATCGCGGTGACGGCGCCGTCGTCGCCCGGTGTCGTGCAGATCCAGTACCTGGTGACGAACGACGGCGGCGGGCACGACTACGGGGTCCTCACGGTGACCGTGACCGACGACGCTCCCGTCGAGCCACCTGTCGCGCGTGACGTGCTGGTGCCGGCGATCGACACGCTCGGCAAGACCGAGGTCTCGGTCGACGTGCTCGCGGTCGCCCAGAACCCGTCGGGTCCGCTGTCGGACCTCGAGGTGCTGGTCCCGGCCTCGCACGCGGACGTCGCGCGGGTGACCGAGGACGGGGACGTCGTCGTGACGCTGGTCGACCACGCGCAGAACGTGCCCTACCGCCTCGTCAACCGCACGGCCCCCGAGGCCGACGCGTACGCGTTCATCACCGTGCCGGCGCTCGGGTTCTTCCCGCCGCAGCTGCGCCCACGGGCTCCCGAGCTGCGCGTCGCCAGCGGCGACCAGCTCGTGATCCCGCTCGCGGAGCACGTGCAGGTCGCGCCCGGCCGCGAGCCGAGCATCGCGGACCCCACGCAGGTCACCGCGACCCGGTCCGACGGCGCCGAGCTGGTGCGGGACTCCGGCACGCTCGTGTTCAGGTCGGCCGCCGGCTACGCCGGGCCGGCGTCGATCACGATCCCCGTCACGGACGCCACGAGCGCGTCCGACGTCACGGCACGGACGGCGCTCCTGACGCTGCAGATCACGGTCTTCGCCGTGGACGACCACCCGCCGACGTTCGACGCCGCGACCGTCGAGGTGGAGCCGGGCGAGGCGGCGAGGCGCGTGGACCTGCTCGCTCTGACGCGCGGCCCGGAGCAGGCCGACGACGCTGCCACCCCGGCCGCCCGGTACGGCTACCGGACGGTGTCCGGGGTGCCGGCCGGCTTCACGGCCACGCTCGAGGGCTCCGACCTGCGGGTCTCCGCGCCCGCGACGACGCCCAAGGGCACCACCGGCCGCCTGGAGATGCAGCTCACCTACGGTCGCAGCGGCGTGATGGACGTGGCCGTGGACCTGCGCGTCGTCGCCAGCACCCGCCGCACGGCGACCGTGCAGGACTTCGTCGTGGACGACGGCGCGCAGGGTCGTGAGAGCACGGTCGACGTGCTCGAGGGCTCCGTGAACCCGTTCCCCGACCAGGGGCCGCTCACCGTCGTCGGCGCGGTCGTCGAGACGCCCGGGGCGGGGACGGCGGGCGCGACCTCGAGCAGCGTGACGGTGCGTCCGAGCGCGGACTTCGTCGGGCAGATGGTCGTGCGGTACCGCGTGCGCGACGTCACCGGCGACCCGGGACGCGAGGTCGAGGGTCGCGTCAGGGTGCGGGTCAGCGGGGTCCCGCTGGCCCCGGTGCCGCCGCGGATCGGCGAGGTGCGTGACCGCACGGTCGTCCTGTCGTGGACGGCGCCGGACAACCGCGGCGAGCCGATCACCGAGTACCGCGTCACGGCGTCGCCGGGCGGCATCGTGCGGAGCTGCCAGAGCACCACCTGCACGATCGACGGCCTCACCAACGACGTCGAGTACACGTTCACCGTCGCGGCGCGCAACCGCGTCGGGTGGTCGGAGGAGTCCCCGACGTCGGCGCCCGCGCGTCCGGACGCGGTGCCGGACACACCGGGCCCGCCGCGTCTCGTGTTCGCCGACCAGGCGGTGACCGCGACGTGGGAGGCTCCCGTGTCCACGGGGTCGTCCGTCACCAGCTACACCGTCGAGATCAGCCCTGCGCCCGAGTCGGGTGCCGCGAGCAGGACCACGACGTCGACGTCGTACACGTTCGAACGGCTGCGCAACGGTGTGGCGTACGCGGTGCGGGTCCGCGCGCACAACAAGGCGCCGGAGCCCAGCGGCTGGAGCCTGTGGTCGGCCACCGAGGTGCCCGCCGGCCCGCCCGGGGCACCGGCAGCGTTGAGCGCGGCGCGCCACGACACGCCCGTCGGCGGGCAGATCAACGTGGCCTGGGGTGACGCGACACCGAACGGCGACTCGCTCAAGGGCTTCCAGCTCGTCATCCGCGGACCCAACGGGCGCACGGTCGACATCCCGAACCCCGACGCGCGGTCCTTCGCGTTCACCGACGCCGTCAACGGCCAGAGCTACACGTTCGAGCTGCGGGCGACGAACAAGGCAGGGCTCGGTGCACCGTCGACGGCCAGCGCGAGCGCGTACGGCGTCCCGACGGCGGTGTCCGGCCTGCGCGTCGTCGGCGCGACCGGGGGAGACGTCGGTGCGGGCTCGGCGACGGTGTCGTGGCAGGGCGCCGACGACCGCGGCTCGCCGGTCACGCGGCACGTCGTGAAGGTCAACGGCGCGGACCGTGAGGTGGGCGCCGGCACGGGCCTCGAGATCGGTTCGCTGACCGGCGGCGTGCCGGTGTCCGTGCAGGTCCAGGCATGCAACGCGGCGGGCTGCGGCGAGTGGAGCGCGGTCGCGACCTCGCAGCCGCACCCCGTCACGCGGCCGGGGGCGGTCCAGTCGGTCACCGTCGGTGAGCCGCAGTGGACTGACTCCCGCCAGATCGCGTCGGTCGGCGTCAGCTGGGCGGCCGTCGACTGGGGCGGCTCGACGGGCACCTACACCGTCGAGTTCCGCGTCGACGGCCGCGTCACCGAGACGCAGCGCAACGTGTCGGGCACGTCGGCGACCTCGTCGGCCGGCCTGCCCGAGCTGGGCTTCCTCAAGCGGCGCGTCACCGTCGGCGTGGTCGTCACCCCCACCAACGCGGCGGGCGCGGGCGGCTCCGGATCGGCCGAGCGCGAGTTCCGGCGGGCCAGCGAGCCCGGCGACGTCCGCGGCGGGTTCCCCGTCTCGGTCTCGGCGGACGGGTCGTCGGTCACCGCCGACTGGGCGCCGCCGAACGACACCGGGGACACCACCATCACCGGCTACGACGTGCAGGTGTCCCTCGACGGCGGCACCTGGCAAGGCTTGCCCCGGGCGGCCTCGGACCGGCTCGACAACGCACCGCTCCCGACGGCGGCGAAGCCGGGTGCGATCGTCCGCGTGCAGGTCAAGGCGGTCAACCAGTTCGGCACCTCGGGCTCCTGGGCGGAGTCGGCGCCGTACCGCGTGCCCGAACCACCCGCACCGACACCGACACCGACCCCCGACCCCTGA
- a CDS encoding FHA domain-containing protein codes for MTERDHHEYQHGPWTAVAGGGFLALVEPDASRRVVDGLWDVARDGGDVLAALGVVAADGFAALPRFAVVRADADGVVHAVLRGPVRLRLHGGADAQDVVAGDGAVWTEHRALGVKGLELAVDEDAGSTWWPFVGGVVRAAGLRTRDTTEVTVAPGAVTHEQPVVPEPPHPPQQEAVLPAAIPVVAPEPAVEPEAAAEPVVVTEPEPVASVEPWPVADAEPEPPMAEPEPVGATLAQHATVPDAEPEAVPDIPWWPLAAPAADEPGGSGPLPSAAPVATVDALSAEPGADDHDGMTILSSDLARLRDRLPAWSQDAVPGPFPTPEATPLPARLVLSTGLVVALDRAVLLGRAPQVARVTNRELPRLVTVPSPNQDISRTHAEVRVEGEHVVVTDLDSTNGVHVSRPGEGVRRLHPGEPSVVGTDEVVDLGDGVTFTVERSA; via the coding sequence ATGACCGAGCGCGACCACCACGAGTACCAGCACGGGCCGTGGACCGCCGTGGCGGGCGGTGGGTTCCTCGCGCTCGTCGAGCCGGACGCGTCACGGCGCGTGGTCGACGGGCTGTGGGACGTCGCGCGCGACGGGGGCGACGTCCTGGCGGCGCTCGGCGTCGTGGCCGCCGACGGGTTCGCGGCGCTGCCCCGGTTCGCGGTGGTCCGTGCGGACGCCGACGGCGTCGTGCACGCGGTGCTGCGGGGGCCCGTGCGGCTGCGGCTGCACGGCGGCGCCGACGCCCAGGACGTGGTGGCCGGCGACGGTGCGGTGTGGACGGAGCACCGTGCGCTCGGCGTGAAGGGCCTGGAGCTCGCGGTCGACGAGGACGCCGGGAGCACGTGGTGGCCGTTCGTCGGCGGTGTCGTGCGCGCCGCCGGGCTGCGCACGCGGGACACGACCGAGGTCACGGTGGCGCCCGGTGCCGTCACGCACGAGCAGCCCGTCGTGCCCGAGCCGCCGCACCCGCCGCAGCAGGAGGCGGTGCTGCCGGCCGCGATCCCCGTCGTGGCGCCCGAGCCGGCGGTCGAGCCGGAGGCCGCCGCGGAGCCGGTGGTCGTGACCGAGCCGGAGCCGGTCGCGTCCGTGGAGCCGTGGCCCGTGGCCGACGCGGAGCCGGAGCCGCCGATGGCGGAGCCCGAGCCCGTCGGGGCGACGCTCGCGCAGCACGCGACCGTGCCGGACGCGGAGCCCGAGGCCGTCCCCGACATCCCGTGGTGGCCGTTGGCCGCACCCGCGGCCGACGAGCCCGGTGGGAGCGGGCCGCTCCCGTCGGCGGCACCGGTCGCCACCGTGGACGCCCTGTCGGCGGAGCCCGGTGCGGACGACCACGACGGCATGACGATCCTCTCGAGCGACCTCGCGCGGCTGCGCGACCGCCTGCCGGCGTGGTCGCAGGACGCCGTGCCCGGGCCGTTCCCGACGCCCGAGGCGACGCCGCTGCCGGCCCGCCTCGTGCTGTCGACCGGCCTGGTCGTGGCGCTCGACCGCGCGGTCCTGCTCGGGCGGGCGCCGCAGGTCGCGCGGGTGACCAACCGCGAGCTGCCGCGCCTGGTCACCGTCCCGAGCCCGAACCAGGACATCTCGCGCACCCACGCCGAGGTGCGCGTCGAGGGCGAGCACGTCGTCGTCACCGACCTGGACTCGACCAACGGCGTGCACGTCTCGCGGCCCGGCGAGGGCGTGCGTCGCCTGCACCCCGGTGAGCCCAGCGTGGTCGGCACCGACGAGGTGGTGGACCTCGGTGACGGCGTGACGTTCACCGTGGAGCGCAGCGCGTGA
- a CDS encoding PP2C family protein-serine/threonine phosphatase: MRTSWGSATDRGRVREVNEDALLAYPPVFLVADGMGGHDAGDLASRIAVEEFAQLAGQASATSDDVHACFARTSTRIRSEFTRGRQGGTTVAGVAVTEHDGGWYWLVFNVGDSRVYRWSEGRLTQVSVDHSVVQELIESGALTAGGARRHPERHVLTRALGTGEPPEPDYWLLPAGVDDRLLLCTDGLTRELGDDEIALVLAGVDDPQEAAARLVQHALERGGRDNVSAVVVDVAAAAAPDRTHATAPRSAPDLGPHLWDEMLNGATVPRSAGSPAGTADPFPTATAPDDVQEDHA, translated from the coding sequence GTGCGTACGTCGTGGGGATCGGCGACGGATCGGGGACGCGTCCGCGAGGTGAACGAGGACGCGCTCCTGGCGTACCCGCCGGTCTTCCTCGTCGCCGACGGGATGGGCGGCCACGACGCGGGCGACCTCGCGAGCCGCATCGCCGTCGAGGAGTTCGCGCAGCTCGCGGGCCAGGCGTCGGCGACGTCGGACGACGTGCACGCCTGCTTCGCGCGCACCTCCACCCGCATCCGCAGCGAGTTCACGCGCGGGCGCCAGGGCGGGACGACGGTGGCGGGTGTCGCCGTCACCGAGCACGACGGCGGCTGGTACTGGCTGGTGTTCAACGTGGGCGACTCGCGCGTGTACCGCTGGTCGGAGGGCCGGCTCACGCAGGTGAGCGTCGACCACTCCGTCGTGCAGGAGCTCATCGAGTCCGGTGCGCTCACCGCGGGCGGCGCACGGCGCCACCCGGAGCGGCACGTGCTGACGCGGGCCCTGGGGACCGGGGAGCCTCCCGAGCCGGACTACTGGCTGCTGCCCGCCGGCGTCGACGACCGGCTGCTGCTGTGCACGGACGGCCTCACCCGTGAGCTCGGCGACGACGAGATCGCGCTCGTCCTGGCCGGGGTCGACGACCCGCAGGAGGCCGCGGCTCGCCTCGTGCAGCACGCGCTCGAGCGCGGTGGCCGCGACAACGTCAGCGCGGTCGTCGTCGACGTCGCGGCCGCCGCCGCACCCGACCGGACGCACGCGACCGCTCCTCGCTCCGCACCCGACCTCGGCCCGCACCTGTGGGACGAGATGCTCAACGGCGCCACCGTGCCCCGGTCCGCCGGCAGCCCCGCCGGTACGGCCGACCCCTTCCCGACGGCCACCGCGCCGGACGACGTCCAGGAGGACCACGCATGA
- a CDS encoding AAA family ATPase has protein sequence MTPEQTTWFAETFDALVANVGQALLGKEESVRLVLTAMLADGHVLLEDAPGTGKTSLAKAISATVQGSHHRIQFTPDLLPSDVTGVTIYDQSSQRFEFHPGPIFASVVLADEINRASPKTQAALLEVMEEANVTVDGVTHPVGRPFMVIATQNPIEQAGTYRLPEAQLDRFLIKTSLGYPDRASTVEILGGAKDRTAALRPRITTQAVGTMADLALTVHVDEVVLDYVARLLEATRDDPQTSLGASVRGGLALVRCAKVWAASDGRDYVLPDDIKVLAQAVLAHRLILDSEAEFAGVTAQEVLARVLGQVAPPSLRQA, from the coding sequence ATGACCCCCGAGCAGACCACCTGGTTCGCCGAGACCTTCGACGCGCTCGTGGCGAACGTCGGGCAGGCCCTCCTCGGCAAGGAGGAGTCCGTCCGTCTGGTCCTGACCGCGATGCTCGCCGACGGGCACGTGCTGCTCGAGGACGCACCCGGCACCGGCAAGACGTCGCTCGCCAAGGCGATCTCGGCGACGGTGCAGGGCTCGCACCACCGCATCCAGTTCACGCCGGACCTGCTGCCGTCCGACGTGACCGGCGTGACAATCTACGACCAGTCGTCCCAGCGCTTCGAGTTCCACCCCGGGCCGATCTTCGCGTCCGTCGTGCTCGCCGACGAGATCAACCGCGCCTCGCCCAAGACGCAGGCCGCGCTGCTGGAGGTCATGGAGGAGGCGAACGTCACCGTCGACGGCGTGACGCACCCCGTGGGTCGCCCGTTCATGGTGATCGCGACCCAGAACCCCATCGAGCAGGCGGGCACCTACCGGCTGCCCGAGGCCCAGCTCGACCGGTTCCTCATCAAGACGTCGCTCGGGTACCCCGATCGTGCGTCGACGGTCGAGATCCTGGGCGGCGCGAAGGACCGGACGGCCGCGCTGCGCCCCCGGATCACCACGCAGGCGGTCGGCACCATGGCGGACCTCGCGCTGACGGTCCACGTCGACGAGGTCGTGCTCGACTACGTCGCCCGGCTGCTGGAGGCGACGCGCGACGACCCGCAGACCTCCCTCGGCGCGAGCGTGCGCGGCGGTCTCGCGCTCGTGCGCTGCGCGAAGGTGTGGGCCGCGTCGGACGGGCGCGACTACGTCCTGCCCGACGACATCAAGGTGCTCGCGCAGGCGGTCCTGGCGCACCGGCTGATCCTGGACTCCGAGGCGGAGTTCGCGGGCGTCACGGCCCAGGAGGTGCTCGCCCGCGTCCTCGGGCAGGTCGCGCCGCCGTCGCTGCGGCAGGCCTGA
- a CDS encoding serine/threonine-protein kinase produces the protein MTARREASAPPDLPGYEYVRVLGLGGFADVFLYRQHLPRREVAVKVLLAGSLDDEVRERFQTEANLMAQLSHHPSIVTIHHAAIAADGRPFLVMEYCSRAGLAERYRSERIPVPEVLRIGVRLASAVETAHRAGILHRDIKPANVLTTDFGWPALTDFGIAATTGPAVQTMGMSIPWSPPELLAEHPTGDERSDVYALAATIYSVLAGRTPFELPGGNNSAQQLVARIERSPLPPVGREDVPLQLQAVLDRAMAKHPSRRYSSAMAVARALQEVEAALRLPITPLDLPDEPAVAPGGAAGDEDATRLRGIALPAPGGASDDEDATRARSVVVGRPTLVPPPAPPAPPRPVGVPDGPASRRGARVAAVAGAVVVAAVVGVLVATLGDSAPGGTVAPSDELAAPQTGSVAAPVPAPHSLEGTRAADGSVTFTWQNPDPQDGDRYLWGVLAVTGDPTMALVDEERVTVPADQATGEVCIEVSIVRADRSSSARPVQGCAP, from the coding sequence GTGACCGCACGTCGTGAGGCGTCCGCGCCGCCGGACCTGCCCGGGTACGAGTACGTGCGCGTGCTCGGCCTGGGCGGCTTCGCGGACGTCTTCCTGTACCGCCAGCACCTGCCGCGCCGCGAGGTCGCGGTCAAGGTGCTGCTGGCGGGCAGCCTCGACGACGAGGTGCGCGAGCGGTTCCAGACCGAGGCCAACCTCATGGCCCAGCTCTCGCACCACCCGTCGATCGTCACGATCCACCACGCCGCGATCGCCGCCGACGGCCGGCCCTTCCTCGTCATGGAGTACTGCTCGCGCGCAGGACTGGCCGAGCGGTACCGCTCCGAGCGCATCCCGGTGCCCGAGGTCCTGCGCATCGGCGTGCGGCTCGCGTCCGCCGTCGAGACGGCGCACCGGGCCGGCATCCTGCACCGCGACATCAAGCCCGCGAACGTCCTCACGACCGACTTCGGCTGGCCGGCGCTGACGGACTTCGGCATCGCCGCCACCACCGGCCCGGCGGTGCAGACCATGGGCATGTCGATCCCGTGGTCGCCGCCCGAGCTGCTGGCGGAGCACCCGACGGGCGACGAGCGGTCCGACGTGTACGCGCTGGCGGCGACGATCTACTCCGTGCTGGCCGGACGCACCCCGTTCGAGCTGCCGGGCGGCAACAACAGCGCCCAGCAGCTCGTGGCGCGCATCGAGCGCTCACCGCTGCCGCCGGTGGGGCGCGAGGACGTGCCGCTGCAGCTGCAGGCGGTCCTCGACCGCGCGATGGCCAAGCACCCGTCGCGCCGCTACTCCTCGGCGATGGCGGTCGCGCGCGCCCTGCAGGAGGTCGAGGCGGCGCTGCGCCTGCCGATCACGCCCCTCGACCTGCCCGACGAGCCCGCCGTGGCACCGGGCGGAGCCGCGGGTGACGAGGACGCGACCCGCCTGCGCGGCATTGCGCTGCCGGCCCCGGGCGGCGCGTCGGACGACGAGGACGCGACGCGGGCGCGCTCCGTCGTCGTGGGTCGCCCGACGCTCGTGCCGCCGCCGGCGCCGCCCGCGCCGCCCCGGCCTGTCGGGGTCCCCGACGGGCCCGCATCCCGCCGGGGTGCGCGTGTCGCGGCCGTGGCGGGAGCGGTGGTCGTGGCCGCGGTCGTCGGCGTCCTCGTCGCCACCCTGGGCGACAGCGCCCCCGGGGGCACCGTCGCGCCGAGCGACGAGCTCGCGGCCCCGCAGACGGGGTCCGTCGCCGCTCCCGTGCCGGCACCCCACTCCCTCGAGGGCACGCGCGCCGCCGACGGCTCGGTGACCTTCACGTGGCAGAATCCGGACCCGCAGGACGGTGACCGCTATCTCTGGGGCGTGCTCGCCGTGACCGGTGACCCGACGATGGCGCTCGTGGACGAGGAGCGCGTCACGGTCCCCGCCGACCAGGCGACGGGTGAGGTGTGCATCGAGGTGTCCATCGTGCGGGCGGACCGCAGCAGCTCGGCACGGCCGGTCCAGGGGTGCGCCCCGTGA